In the genome of Hippoglossus hippoglossus isolate fHipHip1 chromosome 4, fHipHip1.pri, whole genome shotgun sequence, one region contains:
- the cdkn2c gene encoding cyclin-dependent kinase 4 inhibitor C produces MTDRRLTDELCDACAAGNLSKVLSLLQSGAEVNGFNTFKRTALQVVKMSSTAVVEALIGGGASADVRDPDSGRTVTHDAAREGSVDTVRALMRAEANVNLVDDQGNLPLHLASKGGHLRVVQLLITRTAHPRATNGLGYTAAQLAHFHRRVDTAKYIDKYLSAN; encoded by the exons ATGACTGACCGGCGTCTGACTGACGAGCTCTGCGATGCTTGTGCCGCTGGAAATCTATCAAAAGTGTTGTCTTTGCTGCAAAGTGGAGCAGAAGTCAACGGATTCAATACATTCAAGAGAACTGCTCTCCAG gtggtGAAGATGAGCAGCACCGCCGTGGTCGAAGCTCTTATTGGTGGGGGGGCGAGCGCCGACGTGCGCGACCCGGACAGCGGCCGCACCGTGACCCATGACGCCGCGCGCGAAGGGTCTGTGGATACCGTGCGCGCGCTGATGCGTGCTGAGGCGAACGTGAACCTCGTGGACGACCAGGGCAACCTGCCGCTGCACCTGGCTTCCAAGGGGGGCCACCTGCGGGTGGTGCAGCTGCTGATCACACGCACCGCGCACCCCCGCGCGACCAACGGCCTGGGATACACCGCCGCGCAGCTCGCGCACTTCCACCGCAGGGTGGACACCGCCAAATACATCGACAAGTATCTGAGCGCAA aCTAA